The following are from one region of the Thermofilum sp. genome:
- a CDS encoding RNA repair domain-containing protein: MKNPMRNFFARVLWDSQLRKELVVVRFISRGSPKGYEEFRGSDVVSVGRDGLLIASGSQEKYIPFHRILEIRYGEREGKIVFSRELCLYDFTI, translated from the coding sequence GTGAAGAACCCCATGAGAAACTTTTTCGCAAGAGTTTTGTGGGATTCCCAGCTGAGAAAGGAGCTAGTAGTGGTTCGCTTCATTTCTCGAGGGTCGCCCAAAGGGTATGAAGAGTTCAGAGGAAGCGATGTGGTCAGCGTGGGGAGGGACGGCCTGCTGATCGCGTCGGGTTCTCAAGAGAAGTATATACCTTTCCACAGAATTCTCGAGATAAGATACGGGGAAAGAGAAGGTAAGATAGTTTTCAGCCGAGAGCTGTGCCTCTACGATTTTACAATCTAA
- the gap gene encoding type I glyceraldehyde-3-phosphate dehydrogenase: MTVRVAINGFGRIGRNFLKAALRNEEFVRNFEVVAVNDLTDAKTLAHLFKYDSVFGRFNGRVSVKDNALVVENWEMTVLSAADPSQLPWSKLDVDIVLESTGRYTDRESASKHLSAGARKVVISAPAKKPDITIVMGVNHEKYDPAKHHIVSNASCTTNAFAPVVKVLHENFGIVEGMMTTVHAYTNDQRILDLVHKDLRRARAAAVNIIPTSTGAAQAIFEVYPELTGKLSALAIRVPVADGSLVDFVALLKREITKDEMNAAFKRAAETDLKGILEYTEEPIVSSDIIGNPHSAIYDAEASDVVGGKGNMVKVLAWYDNEWGYSCRLVDLMVYMAKRGIRL, encoded by the coding sequence ATGACCGTCAGAGTCGCTATCAACGGGTTTGGTAGAATCGGAAGGAACTTCTTGAAGGCTGCACTGAGGAACGAGGAGTTCGTCAGAAACTTCGAGGTTGTAGCTGTAAACGACTTGACGGATGCTAAGACTCTCGCACACCTCTTTAAGTACGACTCGGTTTTCGGCAGGTTCAATGGAAGAGTATCCGTGAAGGACAACGCCCTCGTTGTGGAGAACTGGGAGATGACCGTTCTGAGCGCGGCCGACCCCTCTCAACTCCCCTGGTCGAAGCTAGACGTGGACATAGTTCTCGAGTCTACCGGCAGGTATACTGACCGCGAGAGCGCATCAAAGCACCTATCCGCGGGAGCGAGAAAAGTCGTGATCTCCGCTCCTGCTAAGAAACCGGACATCACAATAGTGATGGGGGTTAACCACGAGAAGTACGACCCGGCGAAGCACCACATAGTTTCTAACGCTTCCTGCACCACGAACGCCTTCGCCCCTGTAGTGAAGGTGCTGCACGAAAACTTCGGCATAGTGGAGGGCATGATGACCACTGTTCACGCGTACACTAACGACCAGAGGATTCTCGACCTGGTTCACAAGGACTTGAGGAGAGCGAGAGCCGCAGCTGTGAACATAATTCCAACTTCCACGGGGGCTGCGCAGGCGATTTTCGAGGTTTACCCCGAGCTCACCGGGAAGCTGTCAGCGCTGGCCATCAGAGTGCCGGTAGCGGACGGATCTCTGGTCGACTTCGTTGCTCTGCTCAAAAGGGAGATTACGAAGGATGAAATGAACGCCGCCTTCAAGAGGGCTGCCGAGACGGATCTCAAAGGCATCCTAGAGTACACTGAGGAGCCGATTGTGAGCTCCGACATCATCGGAAACCCACACTCAGCTATTTACGACGCTGAAGCCAGCGACGTCGTGGGAGGTAAAGGCAACATGGTTAAGGTACTGGCCTGGTACGATAACGAGTGGGGCTACTCCTGCCGCCTCGTGGATCTAATGGTCTACATGGCAAAGAGAGGCATTAGATTGTAA
- a CDS encoding helix-turn-helix domain-containing protein, translating to MGQKADILSDPALREIAAKIAGEIIVSENPGLEMRKWRERFNLTQVEVAALMGVSASVISDYESGRRKSPGAKFVTRFVKSLILRDIEKGGVILTGLRRILLGSEHLREAVLEMREFTIPIPLARFCEYISADLITGTAYMSAPLIGYTVVDSIKLVLDVPSYDYVKLYGATTQRAAIFTRVSYGRSPMVAIKSMQAGMGGLRPALVVLHGVKKVDELGVEIARREGIPLAVSRIETVEDLLERLRSIK from the coding sequence ATGGGGCAGAAGGCCGACATTCTCTCGGATCCCGCTCTACGGGAAATCGCCGCGAAGATAGCTGGGGAGATCATAGTTTCCGAGAACCCCGGCTTGGAGATGAGGAAGTGGAGGGAGAGGTTTAACCTAACACAGGTCGAGGTTGCAGCCCTGATGGGTGTTTCCGCGTCCGTAATAAGCGATTACGAGAGCGGGAGGCGAAAATCTCCCGGTGCGAAGTTCGTCACACGCTTCGTGAAGAGCCTTATTCTCAGAGATATCGAGAAGGGTGGGGTGATCCTTACGGGTCTTCGTAGAATCCTGCTCGGTTCAGAGCACCTCAGAGAGGCTGTACTCGAGATGAGGGAGTTTACCATACCGATACCTCTAGCCCGCTTCTGCGAGTACATTTCAGCAGACCTCATCACCGGCACCGCTTACATGTCAGCCCCCCTAATTGGTTACACTGTAGTCGACAGCATCAAGCTGGTGCTGGACGTTCCATCCTACGATTACGTGAAGCTTTACGGTGCTACGACGCAGCGCGCAGCGATATTCACACGTGTGTCTTACGGCCGCAGCCCTATGGTGGCGATAAAGTCGATGCAGGCTGGGATGGGGGGCCTCAGGCCAGCTCTCGTAGTTCTCCACGGAGTGAAAAAAGTTGACGAGCTCGGCGTCGAGATCGCTCGGCGTGAGGGGATTCCGCTCGCTGTTTCTCGCATAGAGACGGTCGAGGATTTACTCGAAAGGTTAAGGTCCATTAAGTGA
- a CDS encoding Hsp20/alpha crystallin family protein, with translation MEEWIREYFDEVLREFRRIRERIDSLERSFFPTFFGAEEKSTVPLYEVRRYADRVVVCADLAGVKRKEDIDISLEGTTLRIEAKLQRAFTMSDFVFGKQGIEKYRLEVPLPESADRDAIKASFRRGILEVVIPLKQKRVKIKVE, from the coding sequence ATGGAGGAGTGGATAAGAGAGTACTTCGACGAGGTTCTGAGAGAGTTTAGGAGGATACGAGAGAGAATCGATAGTTTGGAGAGAAGCTTTTTCCCCACGTTTTTCGGCGCTGAAGAGAAAAGCACGGTACCGCTCTACGAAGTCCGCCGCTACGCTGACCGCGTGGTTGTTTGTGCCGATCTTGCCGGAGTAAAGAGGAAGGAGGATATCGACATATCTCTCGAGGGAACTACACTAAGGATAGAGGCTAAGCTGCAAAGAGCTTTTACCATGAGCGACTTCGTCTTCGGGAAGCAGGGCATCGAGAAATACCGGCTCGAGGTACCGCTTCCCGAGAGTGCTGATCGCGATGCTATCAAGGCTTCATTCAGAAGAGGTATTCTTGAAGTAGTGATACCGCTTAAGCAGAAACGCGTAAAGATAAAGGTTGAGTAG
- a CDS encoding PAC2 family protein: protein MPIREWSSYIRQEIPSDATLIVGMPDVGLVGPISTSHLIKSWELEHVGYLDSTGLPPVILFHNAEPLMPMRFYGGYKGNEYVLVLHSDVAVPPQGIRSLAFYLVKFSTEKKLKRILLLGGIAVQDRLNIETPKTYAASIDREMILYAKEKGIEPLKEGFVGGIYAQILKEGYKANFPALALLSECFLNYPDPGASASTLLALSKVMGREIDVKPLLEQEEEIRMRLREMMRRTLETMRGTGKEYEYTIPALYV from the coding sequence ATGCCTATTCGGGAGTGGAGCTCGTATATTCGTCAGGAAATTCCCAGCGATGCTACGCTTATTGTCGGCATGCCGGATGTAGGGCTAGTGGGCCCCATCAGCACTTCTCACCTCATCAAAAGCTGGGAGCTCGAGCACGTAGGCTATCTAGATTCGACGGGGCTTCCGCCCGTCATACTGTTCCACAACGCTGAGCCGCTAATGCCCATGAGGTTCTACGGAGGTTACAAGGGAAATGAGTATGTATTGGTCTTGCACTCGGATGTGGCCGTACCCCCTCAAGGAATCCGTAGCCTAGCATTCTACCTCGTAAAGTTCTCCACGGAGAAGAAGCTGAAGAGAATCTTGCTGTTAGGCGGCATAGCGGTGCAAGACAGGCTGAACATCGAAACCCCTAAGACATACGCTGCCTCTATAGACAGAGAGATGATCCTCTACGCGAAGGAGAAGGGTATTGAGCCGCTGAAGGAGGGGTTCGTCGGCGGCATATACGCCCAGATACTGAAGGAGGGTTACAAGGCTAACTTCCCGGCTCTCGCTCTGCTATCAGAGTGTTTCCTGAACTACCCGGATCCCGGAGCCTCCGCCTCGACTCTTTTAGCGCTATCTAAGGTGATGGGGCGTGAGATCGACGTGAAACCTCTCCTCGAGCAGGAGGAAGAGATACGAATGAGGCTCAGGGAGATGATGAGGAGAACGCTGGAGACGATGAGAGGCACTGGCAAAGAGTACGAGTACACGATTCCAGCCTTGTACGTTTAG